The following proteins come from a genomic window of Aspergillus luchuensis IFO 4308 DNA, chromosome 3, nearly complete sequence:
- a CDS encoding uncharacterized protein (COG:T;~EggNog:ENOG410PUBJ) gives MCDFTESTIVADNEDMAIFVSEDFASVKSDIARFGSMMYEVITGKQFKFYVIPDIETDLVDDPVSKTYKTWPTDDKLPNTNPLFLGDIIKRCWSRKGFLTMQEVCHALDSSGHKKPTDILTEG, from the coding sequence ATGTGCGATTTTACCGAATCTACTATTGTCGCGGACAATGAGGATATGGCAATCTTTGTGTCTGAAGACTTCGCTTCAGTCAAGTCCGACATCGCGCGCTTCGGCTCGATGATGTACGAGGTGATCACCGGAAAGCAATTCAAATTCTATGTTATCCCCGACATCGAGACCGACCTAGTCGATGATCCAGTGTCCAAGACATATAAAACCTGGCCGACCGATGACAAACTCCCAAATACGAACCCTTTATTCCTTGGGGATATCATCAAGCGATGCTGGTCCCGGAAAGGATTCCTCACAATGCAGGAAGTTTGCCACGCCCTAGATAGTTCCGGTCACAAAAAGCCAACGGATATTCTTACGGAAGGTTAG
- a CDS encoding uncharacterized protein (COG:S;~EggNog:ENOG410PY9G), with protein MPSSSSPNQPTTTTPTSTTDLESDLLLHLTSTPALEDLHATLLSSLQRLGWTERIRKLAQELLSGGRCERFDEVFEAVVASAEGRKHPVLAEANKAKQQSNGNNNNSGGDEDGGSGIGDLEAFDVRIPSAVVEQGVRALKEVLREVVVAEDGGDILGEVENGHKEEGGGGGGSGGKGSKNSKDGGGETASPMKKVKKESKTGSSKVK; from the coding sequence atgccctcctcgtcctcccccaaccaacccaccacaaccaccccaacctccaccaccgacctCGAATCCGACCTCCTCCTGCACCTAACCAGCACACCCGCGCTCGAAGACCTCCACGCCACACTCCTCAGCTCACTCCAACGTCTCGGATGGACAGAACGGATCCGGAAACTCGCGCAGGAACTCCTCAGCGGCGGACGATGCGAGCGATTCGACGAGGTATTCGAAGCGGTAGTAGCGTCCGCGGAGGGGAGGAAACATCCTGTCCTAGCAGAGGCGAATAAAGCGAAACAACAAAGCAAtgggaataataataatagtggTGGGGACGAGGACGGTGGTAGCGGCATTGGGGATCTGGAGGCGTTTGATGTGAGGATTCcgtcggcggtggtggagcaGGGGGTTAGGGCGTTGAAGGAGGtgttgagggaggtggtggttgcggaggatggggggGATATTTTGGGGGAGGTTGAGAATGGGCAtaaggaggagggtggtggtggtggtgggagtggtggtaaGGGGTCGAAGAATAGtaaggatggagggggggaaacGGCGAgtccgatgaagaaggtgaagaaggagtcGAAGACGGGGAGTAGTAAGGTTAAATGA
- the cdc48 gene encoding AAA family ATPase CDC48 (COG:O;~EggNog:ENOG410PGP0;~InterPro:IPR041569,IPR003959,IPR003338,IPR029067, IPR027417,IPR003593,IPR003960,IPR009010,IPR005938, IPR015415,IPR004201;~PFAM:PF09336,PF02359,PF17862,PF00004,PF07724, PF07728,PF02933;~go_function: GO:0005524 - ATP binding [Evidence IEA];~go_function: GO:0016787 - hydrolase activity [Evidence IEA];~go_function: GO:0016887 - ATPase activity [Evidence IEA]) — MDTLQLFRGDTVLVKGKKRKDTVLIVLADDDLDDGSARINRVVRHNLRVKHGDIITVHPCPDIKYAKRIAVLPIADTVEGLTGSLFDVYLAPYFREAYRPVRQGDLFTVRGGMRQVEFKVVEVDPPEYGIVAQDTIIHCEGEPIQREDEEGNLNEVGYDDIGGCRKQMAQIRELVELPLRHPQLFKSIGIKPPRGILMYGPPGTGKTLMARAVANETGAFFFLINGPEIMSKMAGESESNLRKAFEEAEKNSPAIIFIDEIDSIAPKREKTNGEVERRVVSQLLTLMDGMKARSNVVVMAATNRPNSIDPALRRFGRFDREVDIGIPDPTGRLEILSIHTKNMKLGDDVDLETIAAETHGYVGSDLASLCSEAAMQQIREKMDLIDLDEDTIDAEVLDSLGVTMENFRYALGVSNPSALREVAVVEVPNVRWEDIGGLEEVKRELIESVQYPVDHPEKFQKFGLSPSRGVLFYGPPGTGKTMLAKAVANECAANFISVKGPELLSMWFGESESNIRDIFDKARAAAPCVVFLDELDSIAKSRGGSVGDAGGASDRVVNQLLTEMDGMTSKKNVFVIGATNRPEQLDAALVRPGRLDTLVYVPLPDQASRESILKAQLRKTPIAGDIDLSFIASKTHGFSGADLGFVTQRAVKLAIKQSIGADIERQKQREAQGEDVKMEDEEVEEEDPVPELTRAHFEEAMKSARRSVSDVEIRRYEAFAQSLKNSGGSSFFRFPSAGEVTDNNTFGEAGNDDSLYD; from the exons ATGGACACCCTCCAGCTGTTCCGGGGTGACACCGTCCTcgtcaagggcaagaagcgcaaggacACCGTTCTGATTGTTTtggccgatgatgatctcgATGATGGAAGCGCTCGCATCAACCGTGTTGTGAGACACAACCTGCGTGTCAAGCACGGCGATATCATCACCGTCCACCCCTGCCCCGACATCAAATAC GCCAAGCGTATTGCCGTTCTCCCCATCGCCGACACCGTTGAGGGCCTCACTGGCTCCCTTTTCGATGTCTACCTCGCCCCCTACTTCCGCGAAGCCTACAGACCCGTGAGACAGGGAGACCTGTTCACAGTAAGAGGTGGTATGAGACAAGTGGAATTCAaggttgttgaggtggaTCCCCCAGAGTATGGCATCGTTGCCCAAGATACCATCATCCACTGCGAGGGTGAGCCGATCCAgcgcgaggatgaggagggcaacCTCAACGAGGTCGGTTACGACGACATCGGTGGCTGCAGGAAGCAGATGGCTCAGATCCGTGAGTTGGTCGAGCTGCCCCTTCGCCACCCCCAGCTCTTCAAGTCCATCGGTATCAAGCCTCCCCGTGGTATCCTCATGTACGGTCCTCCGGGTACCGGTAAGACTCTGATGGCTCGTGCTGTGGCCAACGAGACTGgcgctttcttcttcctgatcAACGGTCCCGAGATCATGTCCAAGATGGCCGGTGAATCCGAGTCCAACCTGCGCAAGGCCTTCGAGGAAGCCGAGAAGAACTCCcctgccatcatcttcattgatGAAATCGATTCCATCGCCCCTAAGCGTGAGAAGACCAACGGTGAAGTCGAGCGTCGTGTCGTCTCTCAGCTTCTGACCCTGATGGACGGTATGAAGGCCCGCTCCAACGTGGTTGTCATGGCCGCCACCAACCGCCCCAACTCCATCGACCCTGCCCTCCGCCGTTTCGGTCGTTTCGATCGTGAGGTCGACATCGGTATCCCCGACCCCACTGGCCGTCTGGAGATCCTCTCGATCCACACCAAGAACATGAAgctgggtgatgatgtcgactTGGAGACCATTGCCGCCGAGACCCACGGTTACGTCGGTTCCGATCTTGCCTCTCTGTGCTCTGAGGCCGCCATGCAGCAGATCCGTGAGAAGATGGATTTGATTGACCTCGACGAGGACACCATTGACGCGGAGGTCCTGGACTCTCTGGGTGTTACCATGGAGAACTTCCGTTACGCCCTCGGTgtctccaacccctccgctCTCCGCGAGGTTGCCGTTGTCGAGGTGCCCAACGTCCGTTGGGAGGACATTGGTGGTCTGGAGGAGGTCAAGCGCGAGCTCATCGAGAGCGTGCAGTACCCTGTCGACCACCCCGAGAAGTTCCAGAAGTTTGGTCTTTCTCCTTCCCGCGGTGTTTTGTTCTATGGTCCTCCTGGTACTGGTAAGACCATGCTTGCCAAGGCCGTGGCCAACGAGTGTGCTGCCAACTTCATCTCGGTCAAGGGTCCTGAGCTGCTGAGTATGTGGTTCGGTGAGTCCGAGAGCAACATCCGTGATATCTTCGACAAGGCCCGCGCCGCTGCTCCTTGCGTTGTCTTCCTGGATGAGTTGGATTCCATCGCCAAGTCTCGTGGTGGCTCTGTCGGTGATGCCGGCGGTGCCTCTGACCGTGTCGTCAACCAGCTCCTGACTG AGATGGACGGTATGACTTCCAAGAAGAACGTCTTCGTCATTGGTGCCACGAACAGACCCGAGCAGCTTGATGCCGCCCTGGTCCGTCCTGGTCGTCTTGACACCCTGGTCTACGTTCCTCTGCCCGACCAGGCCTCTCGTGAGAGCATCCTCAAGGCCCAGCTCCGCAAGACTCCTATCGCTGGCGACATCGACCTCTCCTTCATTGCCAGCAAGACCCACGGATTCTCCGGTGCTGATCTTGGCTTCGTGACCCAGCGTGCTGTCAAGCTCGCCATCAAGCAGTCCATCGGCGCTGATATTGAGCGCCAGAAGCAGCGTGAGGCCCAGGGCGAGGATGTCAAgatggaggacgaggaggtcgaggaggaggacccGGTGCCGGAGCTTACCCGGGCACACTTCGAGGAGGCGATGAAGTCGGCCAGGCGCTCCGTCAGCGACGTGGAGATCCGTCGCTACGAGGCATTTGCCCAGAGCCTGAAGAACTCGGGtggcagcagcttcttccgcTTCCCGTCGGCGGGTGAGGTGACGGACAACAACACGTTTGGTGAAGCCGGCAATGACGACAGCCTCTATGACTAG
- a CDS encoding gamma-glutamylcyclotransferase family protein (COG:S;~EggNog:ENOG410PYS0;~InterPro:IPR036568,IPR009288,IPR013024;~PFAM:PF06094) has translation MDDKADYPSDFLQARNNTLTDDEVNHLLEKPGCAARFVYGVLMLPTALKYFLDMPQTTDIAKYMMHATVYGFKLYHFGPDSTPVMLPSEDPQHRVEGMLILGLNEEHRNRIYEYESGLMRLVDVRAHVTQLDSFEGYDISSVRIVDAGAFVWNQEKEDEGMNELPSTEQGLYTWPIDGILCSQIYQNMLAAQRASTIDLARTSAPDA, from the coding sequence ATGGACGATAAGGCTGATTACCCCTCGGACTTCCTGCAAGCGCGAAACAACACCTTGACAGACGATGAGGTAAACCATCTGCTCGAGAAGCCAGGCTGCGCAGCTCGCTTCGTCTACGGAGTCCTAATGCTCCCCACGGCACTAAAATACTTCCTCGACATGCCGCAGACCACGGACATCGCCAAATACATGATGCACGCAACTGTGTACGGGTTCAAGCTCTACCACTTCGGCCCGGACAGCACACCCGTCATGCTGCCCTCAGAGGACCCTCAGCACCGAGTCGAAGGGATGCTCATCCTCGGGTTGAATGAAGAACATCGCAACAGGATCTACGAATATGAGAGCGGGCTCATGAGGCTTGTCGATGTGCGGGCACATGTCACTCAGCTGGACTCGTTCGAGGGCTACGATATTAGCAGTGTGCGGATTGTCGATGCGGGGGCGTTCGTCTGGAaccaggaaaaggaggaCGAGGGGATGAATGAGCTTCCGTCGACAGAACAAGGTCTATATACCTGGCCTATAGATGGAATTTTGTGTAGCCAGATATATCAGAATATGCTTGCGGCTCAGCGCGCGTCGACGATCGATTTGGCGAGAACGTCGGCACCGGATGCTTAG
- a CDS encoding uncharacterized protein (COG:S;~EggNog:ENOG410PT34;~InterPro:IPR008733;~PFAM:PF05648;~TransMembrane:2 (i191-208o234-254i);~go_component: GO:0005779 - integral component of peroxisomal membrane [Evidence IEA];~go_process: GO:0016559 - peroxisome fission [Evidence IEA]): MTIKSPNSPVSADLSNVDISHHRKETTMTDPEPSSPPAAVADNEKRNNEGNPPQDNCSPVSSITGAGRRRQQLLAALKATDRTIDRFDRLISTAAGQERVLAVTGYLAHTLHHILSSAPWIAFQARLSLLARLRNNPKPPTNTTTSSSKSPLLALSSLMSETRFTLRLLGLFPLWTWGSQTLKHPPADKPLYILTLLQVFVNVIYQALENVGYLAQKGIVSKRFVDRWGGIDKWYIWSTRAWFGHIFFQFFVLWRGTVLRRRKQMEVEKGEGGVVGKEEKREALRKEIRAWRKSLVNNLCWAPLCLHWCFEKGIGFPEHLTGLVSFMAGAWEVWDSWVATGL; the protein is encoded by the exons ATGACAATAAAGTCCCCGAACTCCCCAGTGTCCGCAGACCTGAGCAATGTCGACATAAGTCACCACCGCAAGGAAACCACTATGACCGACCCcgaaccctcctctccacccgcTGCTGTCGCGGACAACGAAAAACGCAACAATGAGGGGAACCCCCCGCAGGACAACTGCTCGCCGGTATCGTCAATAACCGGCGCTGGACGTCGCCGCCAACAGCTGCTGGCAGCTCTCAAGGCGACAGACCGGACAATCGACCGGTTCGATAG ACTCATATCCACCGCCGCCGGCCAAGAACGAGTCCTCGCAGTAACAGGCTACCTCGCACACACACTACACCACATTCTCTCCTCAGCACCATGGATCGCATTCCAAGCGCGTCTCAGCCTGCTCGCTCGTCTACGCAACAACCCTAAACCTCCCACCAACACtaccacatcctcctccaaatcacccctcctcgccctctcctccctcatgTCCGAAACCCGCTTCACCCTGCGCCTCCTCGGCCTCTTCCCCCTCTGGACATGGGGCTCTCAGACCCTGAAACACCCACCGGCAGATAAACCCCTCTACATCCTGACATTGCTGCAGGTGTTCGTGAACGTCATCTACCAGGCGCTCGAGAACGTGGGATATCTTGCGCAGAAGGGGATCGTGTCGAAGCGGTTTGTGGATCGGTGGGGTGGGATTGATAAGTGGTATATTTGGAGTACGAGGGCGTGGTTTGGACATATTTTCTTTCAGTTCTTTGTGCTTTGGAGGGGGActgtgttgaggaggaggaaacagatggaggtggagaagggggagggtggagttgtggggaaggaggagaagagggaggcgttgaggaaggagattcgggcgtggaggaagagtcTCGTTAATAATCTTTGTTGGGCGCCGTTGTGTCTTCATTGGTGCTTTGAGAAGGGTATTGGGTTCCCCGAGCATTTGACCGGGTTGGTTAGTTTCATGGCGGGGGCTTGGGAGGTTTGGGATTCTTGGGTCGCTACGGGGTTGTAG
- a CDS encoding uncharacterized protein (COG:S;~EggNog:ENOG410Q0RV), with protein sequence MSSRLPVDEEEHQESASERSDSPPSQLVFLPPPNSEPSSVRWDQHATFEPVVDPFFNLVARREDGRPRLFPPFSGWNEDESRACGDPYCKHDVVVHEHALDKHETCESCGLVPALGWFYRCGVDITGFSHRMDPGQAPVLSPWISDAIKAGHYTEIQKRILMWQKIRVLQTVAAEHSEHLVAFPVTEVIYGIGDDDDDENPHVDLVEDVSNPDPDQFAEDRPLLQSDTAVRAPSQWDLRDRIISDANIVRNLGLRRFSPSRPGAESSTSLAEDSKSPSVLLKKLVDKATNSSGSSKHVKPTTTVLPVLTAQVAGSVAGCFTNAPPTASAVARSTEPLATPSAQLNTQPSAAPLTAPPPPPHLEIPEWLMASDSSSGSLSTSSGARNSQAGPSQAGPSQAGPSGTSRRTPTISRHLATAQGAWNSINKHPRRPNVSSRPPRPMVRVPATVNEEYEEDHWSGRGHEDEKDDVDEDYDEDDEDDESGGCLLDLASRAEEDREHRS encoded by the exons ATGTCTTCTAGGTTACCtgtggacgaggaggaacaTCAGGAGAGCGCTTCGGAAAGGTCAGACTCACCACCCTCTCAGCTAgtcttcctcccaccccccaataGCGAGCCTTCGTCTGTGAGATGGGATCAGCATGCTACTTTCGAACCGGTTGTTGATCCGTTTTTCAACCTTGTGGCTCGACGAGAGGACGGCAGACCCCGTCTGTTCCCTCCGTTCTCGGGGTGGAATGAGGACGAATCTAGAGCTTGCGGTGACCCCTATTGCAAACACGATGTCGTCGTTCATGAGCATGCACTTGACAAGCACGAGACATGCGAGTCCTGCGGCCTTGTCCCGGCGCTTGGTTGGTTCTATCGTTGTGGTGTAGATATTACCGGCTTCTCCCACCGCATGGATCCTGGCCAGGCCCCCGTCCTCAGTCCTTGGATATCCGACGCCATCAAGGCTGGTCACTACACGGAAATACAGAAGAGAATATTGATGTGGCAGAAAATTAGGGTCCTGCAGACAGTTGCCGCAGAACACTCCGAACATCTTGTTGCTTTCCCTGTGACAGAAGTCATCTATGGCATaggcgatgacgatgacgacgagaacCCCCATGTGGACCTTGTCGAAGACGTCTCAAATCCCGATCCAGACCAGTTTGCCGAAGACCGCCCCTTGCTACAATC AGACACAGCTGTCAGAGCTCCCAGTCAGTGGGACCTGCGTGACCGCATCATATCGGATGCAAACATTGTCAGGAACTTGGGTCTCCGACGTTTTTCACCATCTCGTCCCGGAGCTGAATCAAGCACATCGCTCGCTGAGGACAGTAAATCACCATCGGtcctgctgaagaagcttgTGGATAAGGCGACCAATAGTTCCGGCTCGTCTAAACATGTCAAACCGACTACCACTGTTCTTCCGGTTCTTACTGCCCAAGTTGCTGGGTCCGTTGCTGGATGTTTTACCAACGCCCCTCCTACCGCATCAGCTGTTGCTCGATCTACAGAACCACTCGCTACTCCATCTGCTCAGCTGAATACTCAGCCGTCTGCTGCACCACTCACCGCgccccctccgcctccgcatcTTGAAATTCCCGAGTGGCTCATGGCAAGTGACAGTTCTTCTGGCTCACTTTCCACCAGTTCAGGCGCTAGGAACTCGCAAGCAGGTCCGTCGCAAGCAGGTCCGTCGCAAGCAGGACCATCTGGAACGTCTCGACGGACCCCTACTATCTCAAGACATCTAGCGACGGCCCAAGGCGCATGGAACAGTATTAACAAGCATCCCCGCCGCCCGAATGTCAGTTCTCGCCCCCCACGTCCAATGGTTAGAGTCCCGGCAACCGTGAATGAGGAATacgaagaagatcattggTCCGGAAGAGGtcatgaagatgaaaaggacgatgttgatgaagactacgacgaggacgatgaagatgacgagtcGGGTGGTTGTCTCCTTGATCTCGCGTCTCGTGCAGAAGAGGACAGAGAACACCGTTCCTGA
- a CDS encoding Mpv17/PMP22 family protein (COG:S;~EggNog:ENOG410PFT6;~InterPro:IPR007248;~PFAM:PF04117;~TransMembrane:4 (i86-109o121-146i158-179o185-202i);~go_component: GO:0016021 - integral component of membrane [Evidence IEA]) → MSAKFQDEAVTSIREDTKELVHKVGNRLTGDGYLALYLRQLQSNPLRTKMLTSGVLSSLQEILASWIAHDVSKHGHYFSARVPKMALYGMFISAPLGHFLIGILQRVFAGRTSIKAKILQILASNLLVSPIQNAVYLCCMAVIAGARTFHQVRATVRAGFMPVMKVSWVTSPIALAFAQKFLPEHTWVPFFNIVGFVIGTYVNTHTKKKRLEALRKRYDQRRGPGSEYDKGDYR, encoded by the exons ATGTCTGCCAAGTTCCAGGACGAGGCCGTCACCTCGATACGGGAGGATACCAAGGAATTGGTCCACAAGGTTGGAAACCGGTTGACTGGCGATGGCTATCTCGCT CTCTACCTTCGCCAACTGCAGTCGAACCCCCTGCGCACTAAAATGTTGACCTCCGGTGTCCTGTCCAGTTTGCAAGAAATCCTGGCCTCGTGGATCGCCCATGATGTCAGCAAGCACGGTCACTACTTCAGCGCCCGCGTCCCCAAGATGGCCCTCTACGGAATGTTCATCAGCGCCCCGCTGGGCCACTTCCTCATTGGAATTCTGCAGCGGGTCTTCGCTGGCCGGACGAGCATCAAGGCCAAGATCCTGCAGATCCTCGCCAGCAACTTGTTG GTCTCCCCCATCCAAAACGCCGTGTACCTGTGCTGCATGGCAGTTATCGCGGGCGCGCGCACCTTCCACCAGGTCCGCGCTACCGTGCGGGCCGGTTTCATGCCCGTCATGAAGGTCAGCTGGGTCACCTCGCCCATCGCGCTGGCCTTTGCCCAGAAGTTCCTCCCCGAGCACACCTGGGTGCCTTTCTTCAACATTGTCGGGTTCGTCATTGGAACCTACGTCAACACGCACACCAAGAAGAAGCGTCTTGAGGCTCTCCGCAAG CGCTACGACCAACGCCGTGGACCCGGTAGCGAGTACGACAAGGGCGACTACCGGTAA
- the DCN1 gene encoding DCN1 family protein (COG:J;~EggNog:ENOG410PNT9;~InterPro:IPR005176,IPR014764,IPR009060;~PFAM:PF03556,PF14555;~go_function: GO:0005515 - protein binding [Evidence IEA]) gives MPPYSTAQKQCIMQFVNLTQAKDAVAAKFLKASRWNVEQALDAYFQSSSGAGGSTSSLSKIFDSYRDAPEDNPDGIGIEGAMKYLGDIKVGLDEVACLGIAETLKSPSMGEFTREGFINGWRITGSDTLDKMIAHAADMRARIPIQPDLFRRVYRFTFPLCRMQGQRNLQFEIAAEQWRLFFTPQNGGVQWNTKSTPWLDWWIEFLEERGKRPVNKDLWEQVEVFMRKTMEDENFGWWSADGAWPGALDDFVEWVQKKRGEDMEVE, from the exons ATGCCGCCTTACTCTACTGCTCAGAAGCAATGTATAATGCAATTCGTGAACCTCACCCAAGCCAAGGACGCAGTAGCTGCAAAG TTCTTGAAAGCATCTCGCTGGAATGTGGAACAAGCTCTTGATGC ATACTTCCAAAGCTCCTCCGGCGCCGGCGGTAGCACATCCTCACTGAGCAAGATCTTCGATAGTTATCGAG ATGCCCCAGAAGACAACCCAGACGGGATCGGCATCGAAGGCGCGATGAAATACCTCGGCGACATCAAAGTCGGCCTCGACGAAGTAGCATGTCTAGGAATTGCCGAAACGCTCAAATCCCCGTCAATGGGCGAATTCACCCGCGAAGGCTTCATCAATGGCTGGAGAATAACTGG ATCCGACACCCTCGACAAAATGATCGCCCACGCCGCGGACATGCGCGCGCGCATCCCCATCCAACCGGACCTCTTCCGGCGGGTGTACCGCTTCACCTTCCCACTCTGTCGCATGCAAGGCCAGCGGAACCTGCAGTTCGAGATCGCGGCGGAGCAATGGCGGCTGTTCTTCACGCCGCAGAATGGCGGGGTGCAGTGGAACACGAAGTCGACTCCGTGGTTGGATTGGTGGATTGAGTtcctggaggagagggggaagaggcCCGTGAATAAGGATCTGTGGGAGCAGGTGGAGGTGTTTATGCGGAAGAcgatggaagatgagaacTTTGGGTGGTGGAGTGCGGATGGGGCGTGGCCGGGGGCGTTGGATGATTTTGTGGAGTgggtgcagaagaagaggggggaggataTGGAGGTTGAGTAG